In Dysidea avara chromosome 3, odDysAvar1.4, whole genome shotgun sequence, a single window of DNA contains:
- the LOC136250107 gene encoding diphthine methyltransferase-like isoform X1 — protein sequence MTEGHLLAEVDTELYADSVEWCPLNSDLLACGTYQLCESSAKRIGKLLLFKCAPDEQSVVQVEGLQGHGILDMKWAPFDGSYLAVANSGGEVVLYRHHNKSVGLVSVSHQDGICLSLDWSSQQCVFVSSSTGKISSMSLNEAGQLVGLRLWSAHEHEAWIVAADRWNTNIIYSGGDDCKLLVWDHRDNQLIRCVKYHDMGVCSIQSSPHQEHLLVSGSYDENVCLWDTRYLSKKPISCASVGGGVWRLKWHPTKPQYLLAACMHAGYKLLTNSPGGQLAVEWSGGLQKPDHLAYGIDWSKGSSSTVIATCSFYNHSMQLWRLVL from the exons ATGACGGAGGGACACTTGCTGGCTGAGGTGGACACCGAGTTATACGCGGACAGTGTAGAATGGTGTCCACTTAATAGTGACCTGTTAGCTTGCGGTACCTATCAACTGTGTGAGTCTAGTGCTAAGCGAATAGGCAAGCTATTGTTGTTTAAATGTGCACCTGACGAACAGAG TGTTGTACAGGTTGAAGGGCTGCAAGGACATGGGATACTAGATATGAAGTG GGCCCCATTTGATGGATCGTACTTGGCTGTTGCTAATTCAGGAGGAGAAGTAGTGTTATATCGTCATCATAATAAGTCTGTTGGGTTGGTCAGTGTTAGCCATCAGGACGGTATATGTCTGTCTCTAGACTGGAGTAGTCAGCAATG tgtgtttgttagCAGCTCAACTGGTAAAATAAGCTCCATGTCACTAAATGAAGCTGGACAACTAGTAGGGTTGAGGTTATGGAGTGCTCACGAACATGAAGCATGGATTGTGGCAGCTGATCGCTGGAACACTAACATTATCTATTCAG GTGGTGATGATTGCAAGCTCTTAGTGTGGGACCACAGGGATAATCAACTGATACGCTGTGTTAAATA TCATGATATGGGTGTGTGTAGTATTCAGTCCAGTCCTCATCAAGAGCACTTACTAGTGTCTGGaag TTATGATGAAAATGTGTGCTTGTGGGATACTCGCTACCTCAGCAAGAAACCTATCAGCTGTGCTTCAGTTGGTGGAGGTGTATGGAGACTAAAATGGCATCCAACCAAGCCTCAGTATTTACTTGCAGCTTGTATGCATGCTGGTTACAAGTTACTGACCAACTCTCCAG GTGGACAACTGGCAGTAGAATGGAGCGGAGGGCTACAGAAACCTGACCATTTGGCATATGGGATAGACTGGAGTAAAGGGAGTTCATCAACAGTCATTGCAACCTGCTCATTTTACAATCATTCAATGCAATTGTGGCGTTTAGTTTTGTAA
- the LOC136250107 gene encoding diphthine methyltransferase-like isoform X2: MTEGHLLAEVDTELYADSVEWCPLNSDLLACGTYQLCESSAKRIGKLLLFKCAPDEQSVVQVEGLQGHGILDMKWAPFDGSYLAVANSGGEVVLYRHHNKSVGLVSVSHQDGICLSLDWSSQQCVFVSSSTGKISSMSLNEAGQLVGLRLWSAHEHEAWIVAADRWNTNIIYSGGDDCKLLVWDHRDNQLIRCVKYHDMGVCSIQSSPHQEHLLVSGSYDENVCLWDTRYLSKKPISCASVGGGVWRLKWHPTKPQYLLAACMHAGYKLLTNSPALIVGINSS, encoded by the exons ATGACGGAGGGACACTTGCTGGCTGAGGTGGACACCGAGTTATACGCGGACAGTGTAGAATGGTGTCCACTTAATAGTGACCTGTTAGCTTGCGGTACCTATCAACTGTGTGAGTCTAGTGCTAAGCGAATAGGCAAGCTATTGTTGTTTAAATGTGCACCTGACGAACAGAG TGTTGTACAGGTTGAAGGGCTGCAAGGACATGGGATACTAGATATGAAGTG GGCCCCATTTGATGGATCGTACTTGGCTGTTGCTAATTCAGGAGGAGAAGTAGTGTTATATCGTCATCATAATAAGTCTGTTGGGTTGGTCAGTGTTAGCCATCAGGACGGTATATGTCTGTCTCTAGACTGGAGTAGTCAGCAATG tgtgtttgttagCAGCTCAACTGGTAAAATAAGCTCCATGTCACTAAATGAAGCTGGACAACTAGTAGGGTTGAGGTTATGGAGTGCTCACGAACATGAAGCATGGATTGTGGCAGCTGATCGCTGGAACACTAACATTATCTATTCAG GTGGTGATGATTGCAAGCTCTTAGTGTGGGACCACAGGGATAATCAACTGATACGCTGTGTTAAATA TCATGATATGGGTGTGTGTAGTATTCAGTCCAGTCCTCATCAAGAGCACTTACTAGTGTCTGGaag TTATGATGAAAATGTGTGCTTGTGGGATACTCGCTACCTCAGCAAGAAACCTATCAGCTGTGCTTCAGTTGGTGGAGGTGTATGGAGACTAAAATGGCATCCAACCAAGCCTCAGTATTTACTTGCAGCTTGTATGCATGCTGGTTACAAGTTACTGACCAACTCTCCAG CACTTATTGTTGGAATCAATTCAAGCTAG